In Cuculus canorus isolate bCucCan1 chromosome 9, bCucCan1.pri, whole genome shotgun sequence, the following are encoded in one genomic region:
- the LOC128853028 gene encoding collagen alpha-1(I) chain-like yields MKGLLLNIIFVSSQGLRRIISMMLGAHAPRPRGFTREGAQHGYPFIQNTYDLLREFGYLQIQATKADNAGRGTTTDPQEAAEASRPFTRSSVPERRRGGTEGRGPSERSARGAAAALRHARPGQNGPRGSLPAAHPAAEAAEPLVGQWELLPPLQDVLEEVAGQTAAALPAHGARERHPPQRTRHPQLASPSPRRGHPGPGRSRLLLGAERAPPRGITGATGRLPGQLPAPRPPCPVRAAALSAGSVGGGAAACSGPGRRLRSLAEAPPALSSPRGERDPPRSRTARAPSPAEGAGQRAHGRQAATPGSDRSCHGPPREGARWRGHPLRQGISRSPGMVWVRRNHPVLSSPPWEAALGTPAWLMLLKAASSLALSSSRAGASMTSLSNPC; encoded by the exons ATGAAGGGGCTGCTTCTGAATATCATCTTTGTCAGCAGCCAAGGTTTGAGAAGGATCATTTCTATGATGCTTGGGGCTCATGCACCACGGCCCAGAGGGTTCACAAGGGAAGGTGCTCAACACGGGTACCCTTTCATCCAAAACACATATGACCTCCTGCGAGAGTTTGGATACCTACAGATCCAAGCCACCAAAGCAGACAATGCAG GAAGGGGGACAACGACAGATCCCCAGGAAGCGGCTGAGGCCTCCCGGCCCTTCACCCGGAGCTCCGTTCCCGAACGCCGCCGCGGGGGCACCGAAGGACGCGGCCCCAGCGAGCGCTCGGCCCGAGGAGCGGCTGCCGCGCTCAGACACGCGCGGCCGGGGCAGAACGGCCCCCGGGGCTCCCTCCCGGCCGCTCACCCAGCGGCAGAAGCAGCCGAGCCACTCGTAGggcagtgggagctgctgccgccgctACAGGACGTGCTTGAGGAGGTCGCGGGCCAAACGGCAGCCGCTCTCCCGGCACACGGCGCCCGGGAACGGCACCCGCCCCAGAGGACACGCCACCCCCAGCTCGCTTCTCCTTCACCCCGCCGCGGCCATCCAGGGCCGGGGAGAAGCCGCCTCCTGCTCGGCGCGGAGCGGGCGCCGCCGCGGGGCATCACGGGAGCGACGGGAAGGCTTCCAGGGCAGCTTCCGGCGCCGCGGCCGCCATGTCCAGTGCGGGCAGCGGCGCTTTCGGCCGGCTCGGTAGGAGGAGGGGCCGCCGCTTGCTCCGGGCCGGGCCGCCGGCTCCGCTCCCTGGCAGAGGCGCCGCCTGCGCTCTCCTCGCCCCGCGGCGAGCGGGACCCGCCGCGTTCGCGAACAGCGCGGGCGCCGTCTCCCGCGGAGGGAGCCGGGCAGCGTGCACACGGCCGGCAGGCGGCGACCCCGGGCTCGGACCGCAGCTGCCATGGGCCCCCGCGGGAGGGCGCGCGGTGGCGGGGGCACCCGCTGCGTCAGGGCATCTCCCGGagtcctggaatggtttgggtcaggagGAACCATCCAGTTCTAAGCTCCCCACCGTGGGAGGCAGCGTTAGGGACACCTGCTTGGctcatgttgctcaaagccgcatccagcctggccttgagctcctccagggctggggcatccatgacttctctgagcaacccgtgctag